A window of Nitrospiria bacterium contains these coding sequences:
- a CDS encoding DsrE family protein translates to MNKLAIIVTRGTHNSLVTVFTLVMAAAVSEISVRVFFRDEAVFSLKQSQIKKVPLSDVFKETETEIRKNLQKAKLDDLQRLMKEVKSQGDVKFSVCTSSMAICGVKQDDLVPEIDEARGLTSFLLEEMSEADQVLSF, encoded by the coding sequence ATGAATAAGCTGGCCATAATCGTCACTCGGGGAACCCATAACAGCCTGGTGACTGTTTTCACCCTGGTCATGGCCGCCGCCGTTTCTGAAATTTCCGTTCGTGTTTTTTTCCGGGATGAGGCGGTTTTCAGCCTCAAGCAGTCCCAAATTAAAAAGGTCCCTTTATCCGATGTGTTTAAAGAAACCGAAACTGAAATCAGGAAGAACCTTCAAAAAGCCAAGCTGGATGATCTGCAACGGTTAATGAAAGAGGTTAAATCTCAGGGAGACGTCAAATTCTCCGTTTGTACCTCATCCATGGCCATTTGCGGCGTCAAACAGGACGATCTGGTTCCTGAAATTGACGAAGCAAGAGGTCTCACCTCTTTTCTCCTGGAAGAAATGAGCGAAGCCGATCAGGTCCTCTCTTTTTAA
- a CDS encoding DsrE family protein: MANKVLAIFEKPIYHSFEPVDPHLFAVGLGIADTPVEINVLLRDSAVTYAAKNQVLKGPKIAGLDIQDFDTSPGKLIEFMVQNGGKVHVVEEDMKSRGLKSTDLVPGVTVIREDDTIQLLDEHEAFMVL, translated from the coding sequence ATGGCCAATAAAGTTTTAGCAATTTTCGAAAAACCGATCTACCATAGTTTTGAACCCGTCGATCCCCACTTGTTTGCGGTGGGATTAGGCATTGCGGATACCCCTGTTGAAATCAACGTGCTTCTCCGGGATTCCGCGGTCACCTATGCGGCTAAAAATCAGGTTCTCAAGGGACCCAAGATTGCCGGTTTGGATATTCAGGATTTCGACACCTCCCCTGGGAAATTGATCGAGTTCATGGTCCAGAACGGTGGAAAAGTTCATGTAGTAGAAGAAGACATGAAAAGCCGAGGACTTAAGTCCACCGATTTGGTTCCCGGCGTCACCGTGATCAGGGAAGATGACACCATCCAGCTCCTCGATGAACACGAAGCATTCATGGTCCTCTGA
- a CDS encoding DsrE family protein has product MAVAQKAKRVTIMLATGSYLREAPTTVLRLVEKLLQKGVDVNVWAFEEAVTLTNKDQIDHNEPSSLQKVLGEKHGHISRSIDMLMRAGLHGAKMDWVSCILCVQERGVEKHQMGGAIIGTLGDLWKFVRAADKVISIPTYR; this is encoded by the coding sequence ATGGCTGTAGCACAAAAAGCAAAACGCGTAACCATAATGCTTGCGACCGGCTCATACCTCAGAGAGGCCCCCACAACCGTCCTCCGACTGGTTGAAAAACTCCTTCAAAAAGGAGTCGATGTAAACGTTTGGGCTTTCGAAGAGGCCGTTACACTGACCAACAAAGACCAAATTGACCATAACGAACCTTCCTCCCTTCAAAAAGTTTTGGGAGAAAAACACGGACACATCAGCCGCTCCATTGACATGCTGATGCGGGCCGGGTTGCACGGCGCCAAGATGGACTGGGTTTCGTGCATTCTCTGCGTACAAGAACGGGGAGTGGAAAAGCATCAAATGGGTGGAGCAATCATCGGAACCTTAGGCGATCTGTGGAAATTCGTACGGGCCGCGGACAAGGTCATCTCCATTCCAACATACCGCTAG
- a CDS encoding DsrH/TusB family sulfur metabolism protein, with product MARYLIVDSRDLQEYSSGRYIQNLAGKLQGKGNDVTLFLIENGVLAARKGNEFGKGLTDLTKQGAKVFAEDVSCKARGISDMGDGISQANMDQLADLIIEGSDKVIWY from the coding sequence GTGGCACGGTATCTCATCGTTGATAGCAGAGATTTGCAAGAGTATTCCAGCGGACGCTACATTCAAAATCTAGCTGGAAAACTCCAAGGGAAAGGAAATGACGTTACCCTGTTTTTGATTGAAAACGGCGTGCTGGCCGCCCGAAAAGGAAACGAGTTTGGTAAAGGGTTGACCGATTTGACCAAACAAGGCGCCAAGGTTTTCGCCGAGGATGTTTCTTGTAAAGCCCGGGGCATTTCAGATATGGGTGATGGCATCAGCCAAGCCAATATGGATCAACTGGCAGATCTCATCATTGAAGGCAGCGACAAAGTTATTTGGTATTAA
- a CDS encoding sulfurtransferase TusA family protein, which produces METQKTIKEKKGGTPISPEMAKDIASFEAEIQRLKKGEIPEEDFKAFRLQHGIYGQRQPGVQMVRIKIPYGGLSSEQMVRIAEISEEFSDGISHVTTRQDIQLHWVPLDQIPMVMRGLAEVGITTREACGNTVRNVTACHFAGVCQSEIFDVTPYAQAISAFLLRNPVCQSLPRKFKIALSGCPTDCALTHIHDIGLIATKRQEGGRDIPGFKLYVGGGLGSSPKVAKLLSEFVPMEDLLPYCEAMIRVFNQRGNRKNRNRARMKFLIERIGMAEFRRLFDIEYNAILEKGKPSLDLPVILDSEIPSLPVLNGTRKIRENGHFGAVYEKWLKSNVISQKQKGYVTVVINLPLGDMTATQFKDLATIAKDFAGGHVRTTVQQNIVLRWIRAADLKALYLSLLKISLADGGAQRLGDVTCCPGSDTCNLGITSSIGVSRALTDALKANGLADVEGMGIKISGCQNSCGQHHVASIGFHGVSKKVSGRLVPHYEMHLGARTHNDGGASIAKATMKLPARQIPEAVEHLVKLYQSEKTQDQSFADYVDHLGRDKIKEVLAPYTHVPTFEESPEFYYDWESNSEFNLEGMGAGECAGSADEMLQSGLEEANRSLEHSTLMFEKGQLSDAVSKSYQAVLTASKALLVMEGVDPLSDLETQEEFEKRIIPKRGGFSYFTDLVNRLSHLSQGDMKAEAVKTQMGEARRFVEECQSSLNELGHSLEEGKKPEEKQPAPSIGITEELDLKGVACPFNFVRTKLKLEEMESGDILAVILDDGEPIENVPRSVKDEGHRIVEQTKIDEHHYRIVIEKDSVSKQATTQAPKFNIKEKLDLKGIGCPFNYVRTKLKLEEMENGEILEIVIDDGEPYENVPKSVLSDGHQILEEEKIGEHYRLVIQKAEE; this is translated from the coding sequence ATGGAAACACAAAAGACCATAAAGGAAAAAAAAGGGGGAACCCCCATCTCCCCGGAAATGGCAAAAGACATCGCCAGCTTTGAAGCGGAAATTCAACGCCTGAAAAAAGGTGAAATACCTGAGGAGGACTTCAAGGCTTTCCGCCTCCAGCATGGCATTTACGGACAGCGACAACCCGGCGTCCAAATGGTCAGGATCAAAATCCCGTACGGAGGATTGAGTTCTGAGCAGATGGTCCGCATCGCCGAAATCAGTGAAGAATTCTCCGATGGGATCTCTCATGTAACCACCAGACAGGATATTCAGCTCCACTGGGTTCCCCTTGATCAAATACCGATGGTCATGCGTGGCCTGGCCGAAGTGGGAATAACCACACGGGAAGCTTGCGGGAATACGGTTCGCAATGTCACCGCTTGTCATTTTGCGGGGGTCTGCCAATCGGAAATCTTTGATGTCACCCCCTATGCCCAAGCCATTTCTGCTTTTCTGTTGAGAAATCCAGTGTGCCAAAGTCTTCCCCGGAAATTTAAAATCGCCCTCTCCGGTTGCCCCACGGATTGTGCTTTGACCCATATTCATGATATCGGCCTGATCGCTACAAAGCGCCAGGAAGGAGGCCGGGATATTCCAGGTTTTAAACTCTATGTGGGAGGAGGACTCGGCTCTTCTCCTAAAGTGGCCAAGCTTCTCAGCGAATTTGTTCCCATGGAAGATCTCCTCCCCTACTGTGAAGCAATGATTCGTGTCTTCAATCAACGGGGAAACCGGAAAAACAGAAACCGGGCCCGAATGAAATTTTTGATTGAACGGATTGGAATGGCTGAATTTCGAAGACTTTTCGACATTGAATACAATGCCATCCTTGAAAAGGGAAAACCCTCTCTTGACCTTCCGGTCATATTGGACAGCGAAATCCCGTCTCTTCCGGTTTTAAACGGTACACGCAAGATTCGGGAAAACGGCCATTTCGGTGCCGTATACGAAAAATGGCTGAAAAGCAATGTCATTTCCCAAAAGCAGAAAGGGTATGTCACCGTTGTCATCAATCTCCCCTTGGGGGATATGACCGCCACCCAATTTAAGGATCTGGCTACTATTGCAAAAGACTTTGCGGGCGGGCATGTGCGAACCACTGTTCAACAAAATATTGTTTTAAGATGGATCCGGGCAGCCGACCTCAAAGCGCTATATCTTTCCCTACTCAAAATATCTCTGGCCGATGGGGGAGCCCAGCGTTTGGGAGATGTAACTTGCTGCCCGGGTTCAGACACCTGTAACCTGGGAATCACCTCTTCAATTGGGGTCTCTCGCGCTTTAACAGACGCTTTGAAGGCCAACGGACTGGCTGATGTGGAAGGTATGGGGATTAAAATCAGCGGATGCCAAAACTCCTGCGGCCAGCACCACGTTGCCTCCATCGGGTTCCATGGTGTCAGCAAAAAAGTCAGCGGCCGGTTGGTCCCTCACTATGAGATGCATTTAGGCGCTAGAACCCACAATGATGGAGGCGCCAGTATTGCCAAGGCCACGATGAAATTACCCGCCAGGCAAATTCCTGAAGCCGTAGAACACCTGGTGAAACTTTATCAAAGTGAAAAAACACAAGATCAATCCTTTGCGGATTATGTTGATCATTTAGGACGGGATAAAATCAAAGAGGTTCTTGCTCCTTATACCCATGTTCCCACCTTTGAGGAAAGCCCGGAATTTTATTACGATTGGGAATCCAATTCGGAATTCAATCTGGAGGGAATGGGGGCGGGGGAATGTGCGGGTTCAGCCGATGAAATGCTACAATCCGGACTGGAGGAAGCCAATCGGAGTTTGGAACATTCCACCCTCATGTTTGAAAAAGGCCAGCTCTCCGATGCGGTCTCCAAATCCTATCAAGCGGTTCTCACGGCTTCAAAAGCACTTTTGGTCATGGAAGGGGTCGACCCCCTAAGTGATCTTGAAACCCAAGAGGAATTTGAAAAACGGATCATTCCCAAACGTGGGGGGTTTTCCTACTTCACCGATTTGGTAAACCGCCTCAGCCACCTCAGTCAGGGAGATATGAAAGCCGAGGCCGTAAAAACCCAAATGGGAGAAGCCAGGCGTTTCGTAGAAGAATGCCAGAGCAGCCTTAATGAATTGGGCCACTCACTCGAGGAAGGGAAAAAACCGGAAGAAAAACAACCAGCCCCTTCAATTGGCATTACCGAGGAGTTGGATCTTAAGGGTGTAGCCTGCCCCTTTAACTTTGTTCGCACAAAACTGAAACTCGAGGAAATGGAATCGGGCGATATCCTTGCGGTCATCCTGGATGATGGGGAGCCCATTGAGAATGTTCCCCGAAGTGTTAAAGATGAGGGGCACCGCATTGTGGAGCAGACCAAAATAGATGAACATCATTACCGAATCGTCATTGAAAAAGACTCCGTTTCCAAACAGGCAACAACCCAGGCGCCCAAATTCAACATTAAAGAAAAACTAGACTTGAAAGGCATTGGGTGCCCCTTTAACTACGTCCGAACCAAGCTCAAATTAGAAGAGATGGAAAATGGGGAAATTTTAGAGATTGTGATTGATGATGGTGAACCTTATGAAAATGTTCCCAAGAGTGTCTTAAGCGATGGCCACCAGATATTGGAGGAAGAGAAAATCGGAGAACACTACCGGTTGGTGATTCAAAAAGCAGAAGAATAA
- a CDS encoding 4Fe-4S dicluster domain-containing protein, whose translation MPVYVNPEICDGCGNSAQPPCVRMCPGDLIVKDRGTNKAYLKYKEDCWDCLPCVKACPEEAIEFKLSYQLGFQKAKLIPHINGKRDKITWEAIDNEGKVEEFVIPTKLLPVALDEKVEGTTAVDYSI comes from the coding sequence ATGCCCGTATATGTTAACCCGGAAATTTGTGATGGATGTGGAAACTCGGCACAACCCCCCTGTGTTCGCATGTGCCCTGGCGACCTGATCGTCAAAGATCGGGGGACCAACAAGGCTTATTTAAAATATAAGGAGGATTGCTGGGACTGCTTGCCCTGTGTAAAGGCCTGTCCCGAAGAAGCCATTGAGTTTAAGCTCTCCTACCAACTGGGATTCCAGAAAGCAAAGCTGATTCCCCACATAAACGGAAAACGGGATAAGATCACATGGGAAGCCATCGACAATGAAGGTAAGGTAGAGGAATTTGTCATTCCCACGAAATTACTTCCCGTGGCTTTGGATGAAAAGGTGGAGGGAACCACCGCGGTGGACTATTCCATTTAG
- a CDS encoding adenylyl-sulfate reductase subunit alpha, with protein MERNYIETDILIIGGGTAGCLAAVEAKEKFPNLQVTIMEKAHIDRSGCLAGGMNAINAYLNPGETPESFVKYVRFDSCGLIREDLVKSMSELFEYSVKKVESWGLPIQSDEDGNYKARGRWNIKINGESLKPIIAKAARNAGAKVLNWVVVTNLLMDENRVIGATGFSIRNGTFFVVKSKATIIATGGASGLYKPHNTHDAQHKTWYSPYNTGAGYAMGIRAGAEMTSFEMRYVSLRVKDTIAPTGTIALGANAPQVNGKGERFMATKYKELGGDGAPTPYRAYGPIMEIKEGRGPVYLDTRHLNPQQVSQLKSAFLDMYPSMVLYWLANDIDPSKEPVEVQTTEPYIVGGHTQSGYWVDLDRKTSLEGLYAAGDVSGGAPYKFVSGCWAEGVIAARASGAYVQTISHGNLDEKGVDQEEKRVFQAIQNHTKMKDGIKAYDMEVRLQKIMEEYAGGSSNYYEMNEEKLLVARKQLQKLPEQVQYLTTEDLHGLMKVHEIIDRIDVAQVLVEHLIYRKETRWPGYQTRVDFPQRDDKHWLKFVNSRRDPKTGVIEMLTRPYEQLVPGDRYAPR; from the coding sequence ATGGAACGAAATTACATCGAAACAGATATTCTCATTATCGGAGGGGGAACCGCCGGTTGCCTTGCAGCAGTTGAAGCCAAGGAAAAATTTCCCAACCTTCAGGTCACCATTATGGAAAAGGCCCATATTGATCGGAGCGGTTGTCTAGCGGGAGGAATGAACGCTATCAACGCCTATCTAAATCCAGGGGAAACCCCGGAGAGCTTTGTAAAATATGTCCGGTTTGATTCCTGCGGGCTCATTCGGGAAGATCTGGTAAAAAGCATGTCGGAATTGTTCGAATACTCGGTTAAAAAGGTCGAGAGCTGGGGATTGCCGATTCAAAGTGATGAAGATGGAAACTATAAAGCCCGTGGTCGCTGGAATATTAAAATCAACGGGGAATCCCTCAAACCCATCATTGCTAAGGCGGCCCGGAACGCCGGGGCCAAGGTCCTTAACTGGGTGGTGGTAACCAATCTTTTAATGGACGAAAACCGTGTCATCGGGGCAACCGGTTTCAGCATTCGAAATGGCACTTTCTTTGTGGTCAAATCCAAAGCCACGATCATTGCAACTGGAGGCGCGTCTGGCCTCTATAAACCCCACAACACCCATGACGCTCAGCATAAAACTTGGTATTCCCCTTATAATACCGGTGCTGGTTACGCCATGGGCATTCGGGCAGGGGCGGAAATGACCAGTTTTGAAATGCGGTATGTCTCCCTCCGGGTAAAGGATACCATCGCCCCCACCGGAACCATCGCCCTAGGGGCAAACGCCCCCCAGGTGAATGGTAAAGGGGAACGATTCATGGCCACCAAATACAAGGAGTTAGGGGGAGACGGAGCCCCTACCCCCTATCGGGCTTATGGCCCCATTATGGAAATCAAGGAAGGGAGAGGACCCGTATATCTGGACACCCGTCATCTAAACCCCCAACAGGTCTCTCAATTGAAATCCGCCTTTTTGGACATGTACCCCTCTATGGTTCTATATTGGCTTGCCAATGATATCGATCCCAGTAAAGAACCCGTTGAAGTGCAGACCACGGAACCCTATATTGTGGGCGGACACACACAATCCGGCTATTGGGTCGATTTAGATCGTAAAACCTCCCTTGAAGGACTTTATGCCGCAGGAGATGTGTCGGGAGGTGCTCCGTATAAATTTGTCAGCGGTTGCTGGGCAGAGGGTGTAATTGCGGCTCGGGCCTCCGGGGCCTATGTCCAGACCATTTCTCACGGGAATTTAGATGAAAAAGGGGTGGACCAAGAGGAAAAACGGGTTTTTCAGGCCATACAGAATCACACCAAAATGAAAGATGGCATTAAGGCCTATGATATGGAAGTCCGACTTCAGAAAATCATGGAGGAGTATGCTGGAGGGTCTTCCAATTATTATGAAATGAACGAGGAAAAACTCCTGGTGGCAAGAAAACAGCTTCAAAAACTTCCAGAGCAGGTTCAATATCTCACCACTGAGGACCTGCATGGACTTATGAAAGTACATGAAATTATCGATCGAATTGATGTGGCCCAGGTTTTGGTGGAACATCTGATTTATCGGAAGGAAACCCGGTGGCCAGGTTATCAAACCCGCGTGGATTTCCCCCAGCGGGATGACAAGCACTGGCTAAAATTTGTCAACTCCCGTCGGGACCCCAAAACCGGTGTCATTGAAATGCTGACTAGACCCTATGAACAACTCGTTCCCGGAGACCGCTACGCGCCCCGGTAG
- a CDS encoding sulfite exporter TauE/SafE family protein, producing the protein MDLELALIVLITITLVGATVNGALGYGFSSTTVPVALVFFTNRILNPGLVLIEVVINIYVVLINWRSIPNIWRKVLPVLLGLAPGVILGTFLLFWINPGWLKLVTFVIILPLILLQAAGIRKPIRSIWKFGIPFGAGVGVLYSVTTISGPLLAVKFNNQGLVKQDFRAAIGLIRISLSSLTAITYYQIGLYSAESIQLLPYIIPSVLIGIPIGAFLIRQMDPETFRRVCMSADVWFVGFGLSRVFIDLSLLTSPLAYSVLLMVVIIDFYLLHQYFTKLNIFRQPEVRTPL; encoded by the coding sequence ATGGATCTTGAATTAGCCCTTATCGTATTAATCACCATTACATTGGTGGGTGCCACAGTAAATGGAGCCCTGGGTTATGGGTTTTCCTCCACAACTGTTCCGGTGGCCTTGGTTTTTTTCACCAACCGTATCTTAAATCCCGGCCTGGTCCTGATCGAAGTGGTTATTAATATATATGTCGTCTTAATCAACTGGCGTAGCATTCCCAATATTTGGAGAAAAGTCCTTCCGGTTTTATTGGGGCTTGCCCCCGGGGTGATTCTAGGAACCTTTCTCCTCTTTTGGATCAATCCAGGTTGGTTAAAATTGGTCACTTTCGTCATCATTCTCCCTTTAATTCTTCTTCAGGCGGCAGGGATTCGCAAGCCAATTCGGTCCATTTGGAAATTTGGGATTCCCTTTGGGGCAGGTGTTGGTGTTCTTTATTCGGTTACAACCATTTCGGGCCCATTATTGGCGGTAAAATTTAACAACCAAGGCTTGGTTAAACAGGATTTTCGTGCCGCTATTGGTCTGATTCGAATTTCCCTTTCTAGTCTAACGGCAATTACCTATTACCAAATTGGACTTTATAGTGCAGAAAGCATCCAATTGCTGCCCTACATTATTCCTAGCGTTCTCATCGGAATACCGATTGGAGCTTTTTTAATCCGGCAGATGGATCCGGAAACCTTTCGCCGGGTTTGCATGAGTGCCGATGTTTGGTTTGTGGGATTTGGTCTTTCACGAGTTTTTATCGACTTAAGCCTCTTGACGAGCCCCCTAGCCTACAGTGTATTGTTAATGGTAGTGATCATTGATTTTTATTTATTGCATCAGTATTTCACAAAACTCAATATATTCAGGCAACCGGAGGTTCGAACCCCTCTTTAA